Proteins encoded together in one Bos indicus isolate NIAB-ARS_2022 breed Sahiwal x Tharparkar chromosome 25, NIAB-ARS_B.indTharparkar_mat_pri_1.0, whole genome shotgun sequence window:
- the TIGD7 gene encoding LOW QUALITY PROTEIN: tigger transposable element-derived protein 7 (The sequence of the model RefSeq protein was modified relative to this genomic sequence to represent the inferred CDS: inserted 3 bases in 2 codons; substituted 1 base at 1 genomic stop codon), with protein sequence MNKRGKYTTLNLEKKMRVLSRIEAGRXLKSVMDEFGISKSTFYDIKKNKKLILDFVLKQDVPLIGAEKRKRTTGAKYGDVDDAVYMWYQQKRFAGVPVRGVELQAAAERFAQCFGRTDFKASTGWLFRFRNRHAIGNRKVCAEQVLSSASENVESFRQKLSMLIKEEKLCLAQLYNEDETDLFWKSMPENTQASRKDICLPGRKINKEQLSALLCANTDGTHKLKSIIIGKSKLPKSVKEDTCTLPVIYKPSKDVWFTRELFSEWFFQNFVPEVEHFQLNVLRFQEEDVRSLLLLDSSPVHPSTELLTSEDGRIKCIFFPHNTSTQIQPMNQGVILSCKRLYWWKQLEESLVIFEXDDEQEKGEKLVSKVKIYNLKRAVFNWAKSWDEVKQIMIANAXENLLYKKEHEYDLQGLEDGDYREILETCRELETKLDDNKVWFNVGEEEKGSTSETKGGIIKKVVQKGAEEEADEFKLSAVGKSLDYLLDFVDVTPEFQRFHFTLKEMQQEIIKKQFQNRIHSRIGRFLKPRPHNIKYSFSMPSTSGCNN encoded by the exons ATGAATAAGAGAGGGAAATATACAACACtgaatttggagaagaaaatgagggTTCTAAGTAGGATTGAAGCTGGAAG TCTCAAAAGTGTAATGGATGAATTTGGAATCAGTAAGTCAACATTTtatgacattaaaaagaataagaaattgaTTTTGGACTTTGTACTGAAGCAGGATGTGCCATTAATAGGGgctgagaagagaaagaggacaaCAGGAGCCAAATATGGCGACGTGGACGATGCTGTCTACATGTGGTACCAACAGAAACGCTTCGCTGGTGTCCCTGTGAGAGGTGTGGAGCTTCAAGCTGCTGCCGAGAGATTCGCACAGTGTTTTGGGAGAACAGACTTCAAAGCTAGCACTGGTTGGCTTTTTAGGTTTCGAAATAGGCATGCAATTGGGAACCGAAAAGTATGTGCGGAACAAGTCCTAAGTTCAGCTTCAGAAAATGTTGAGTCATTTCGACAAAAACTGTCCATGCTTATCAAAGAAGAGAAGTTGTGTCTTGCTCAGCTGTACAATGAGGATGAGACTGACCTCTTTTGGAAGTCAATGCCAGAAAATACTCAGGCAAGCAGAAAAGATATTTGCCTGCCAGggaggaaaataaacaaagaacaatTGTCTGCTCTTTTATGTGCAAACACAGATGGTACTCATAAGTTGAAGTCAATCATTATTGGAAAATCAAAGCTGCCCAAAAGTGTAAAAGAGGACACATGTACATTACCTGTGATATACAAACCTAGTAAAGATGTTTGGTTCACCAGAGAATTGTTCTCAGAATGGTTTTTTCAAAACTTTGTTCCTGAGGTCGAGCACTTCCAACTTAATGTCCTAAGATTCCAAGAGGAGGATGTCAGGTCCTTGTTACTTCTGGACAGTTCTCCAGTTCACCCTTCTACTGAATTACTAACCAGTGAGGATGGTCGaataaaatgcatattctttCCCCATAACACTTCAACCCAAATTCAGCCAATGAATCAAGGCGTGATCTTGAGCTGCAAACGACTTTACTGGTGGAAGCAACTTGAGGAAAGTCTTGTAATTTTTG GTGATGATGaacaagaaaaaggagaaaaattagtTTCCAAGGTTAAAATCTACAACCTAAAAAGAGCAGTTTTTAACTGGGCAAAGAGTTGGGATGAAGTAAAGCAAATAATGATAGCAAATGCATGAGAAAATCTTCTTTACAAAAAGGAACATGAATATGATCTTCAAGGCTTAGAAGATGGGGATTATAGAGAAATTCTTGAGACATGTAGGGAGTTGGAAACCAAGCTGGATGACAATAAAGTATGGTTCAATGTGGGTGAAGAAGAAAAGGGTAGCACATCAGAAACAAAAGGtggaattataaagaaagttgtTCAAAAAGGAGCTGAAGAGGAGGCTGATGAATTTAAGTTATCAGCTGTAGGAAAGAGTTTGGACTACCTACTTGATTTTGTCGATGTCACACCTGAGTTTCAAAGGTTCCATTTTACACTGAAAGAGATGCAACAAGAAATAATCAAGAAACAGTTCCAGAACAGGATCCATTCTAGAATTGGTAGGTTTTTGAAACCGAGGCCTCATAATATTAAGTATTCCTTCAGTATGCCTTCAACTTCTGGTTGTAATAATTAG